CTTACATGATTGGTTAGGAAAGCGAGTAGGATTACCACTGTGGCAGATGTGGGGATTTAATCGTCGTCAAATTGTGCCAATTTCCCTCACGATTGGAATTAATTCCCCCGAAGGCGCACGTCAAAGGGTGCGAGATTGGTTGCAGGTGACTGAGGCACGATTTTTAAAGGTGAAACTGGGTAGTCCTGATGGAATTGAAGCGGATCAGGCGATGTTGATGGCGGTGCGGGAGGAAGCGCCAACTGCAAAACTGAGTGTTGATGCTAATGGAGGTTGGAATTTACAGCAAGCAGTAAAAATGTGTAGCTGGTTGGCTGATTATCAAGTTAAGTATGTAGAACAGCCATTAGCGCGAGGGCAAGAGGTAGATTTACTTACTTTGAAAGAGCGATCGCCTCTACCAATTTTTGTTGATGAAAGTTGCTTTACTAGCCAAGATATTCCCAAGCTAGCAGATCGTGTACATGGCATTAATATCAAAATAATGAAATCAGGGGGTTTAACAGAAGCACTGCGAATGGTACATACAGCCAAAGCTTGTGGTTTACAGGTAATGTTCGGTTGCTATTCTGATAGCTGTCTTGCTAATACAGCCGCCGCCCAGTTATCACCATTTGCTGATTATTTAGATTTGGATAGTCACCTCAATTTAAAAGATGACTTGTTTAGAGGTGCAGTGTTGCAGCATGGCTGTCTACTACCAAATGATTTACCTGGGCTGGGTGTAACTTCTCAGGAATCTAATTTAGATACAAGATAAAATGTTAATGTTAGTTTTTTGGAACGCACATGGAAGCAGATAAACACAGATAAACGCAGATGAAAATATTTACCTAGTGATTTAAGAAAATATTTTTTATATCATATTCGTTTGATTGCACATAATGTAAAGATGCGCTAATGTGCGTCTCTACTATTGACAAGTTTTAGAGGTGAAATATAGACAATTCAAATAAATTTCAAAGCTAACGTGCTATAGCAACAGCCAAGGCAGTTAGGACAAATCGTGGTTAACATCTGCGTAATCTGCGTCCATCCGCTCACATCTGCGATAAAAAAGTAACTTCTGATCCAAAGCCATAAATCTAATGCCCTAACGGATAGATGCGGTTGCTATATATAAAATGAAAAATTTTTGATCTTTTATTGAGAATTTTTATGCTAAAAGCTGAAAACAAAGTAGCAATTTTGCTGCACGAAGGTATTAAAGGAGTTCAAGGGAAAACAGGTTTGTCACTTTTACGCTACAGCGAAGCATCAGTTGTGGCGGTAATTGATTATCAATCTGCTGGTGAGTCATTAGCGCAATTAACAGACATTCAGCGTGATATTCCAATTGTGGCATCTGTAACAGAAGCATTAAATTATAGCCCTGATGTTCTTACTATTGGAATTGCCCCATCTGGGGGCGCATTACCCTCAGCTTGGTGGGATGAGGTGAAAGAAGCTGTTGCTGCTGGGTTATCGGTAGTAAATGGTTTGCATACGCCGATGGCATCTTATCCGCAGTTTCAGGAGATGTTGAGGGAGGGGCAATGGATCTGGGATGTACGTCAAGAACCTGCGGGTTTAAAAGTTGGTAGTGGTAAGGCGCGATCGCTTCTGTGTAAACGTGTCTTAACAGTTGGCACAGATATGGCGATCGGGAAAATGTCAACTAGCTTGGAACTACAAAAAGCTTCCAGGGCAAGAGGTTTGCGTTCTCAGTTCATTGCTACTGGTCAAGCTGGCATCATGATTTCTGGTGATGGCGTACCATTGGATGCAGTACGGGTAGACTTTGCCTCTGGTGCGATTGAACAAATGGTCATGCGCTATGGTGGCGATCGCGATATTTTATATATTGAGGGGCAAGGTTCCTTATTACATCCTGGTTCAACAGCAACACTACCTCTGATCCGGGGTTCCCAAGCAACTCATTTAATTTTGGTGCATCGAGCAGGACAAACTCATATTCGCAATTGTCCAGATGTGCCAATACCACC
Above is a window of Oculatellaceae cyanobacterium DNA encoding:
- a CDS encoding dipeptide epimerase: MRINIQPFTVHKRFALKISRGTTSQTQNVWVRVQQDDIEGWGEASPFSIGEHPQTTQVILEALQQVIPMLEQFSPWDRQEIEQIFRETKLPSAAQAAIDIALHDWLGKRVGLPLWQMWGFNRRQIVPISLTIGINSPEGARQRVRDWLQVTEARFLKVKLGSPDGIEADQAMLMAVREEAPTAKLSVDANGGWNLQQAVKMCSWLADYQVKYVEQPLARGQEVDLLTLKERSPLPIFVDESCFTSQDIPKLADRVHGINIKIMKSGGLTEALRMVHTAKACGLQVMFGCYSDSCLANTAAAQLSPFADYLDLDSHLNLKDDLFRGAVLQHGCLLPNDLPGLGVTSQESNLDTR
- a CDS encoding DUF1611 domain-containing protein: MLKAENKVAILLHEGIKGVQGKTGLSLLRYSEASVVAVIDYQSAGESLAQLTDIQRDIPIVASVTEALNYSPDVLTIGIAPSGGALPSAWWDEVKEAVAAGLSVVNGLHTPMASYPQFQEMLREGQWIWDVRQEPAGLKVGSGKARSLLCKRVLTVGTDMAIGKMSTSLELQKASRARGLRSQFIATGQAGIMISGDGVPLDAVRVDFASGAIEQMVMRYGGDRDILYIEGQGSLLHPGSTATLPLIRGSQATHLILVHRAGQTHIRNCPDVPIPPLSRVVELYEQVAVAAGAFAPAKVVAIALNTHHLDDSAAKQIIAQITAETKLPCTDVVRFGADILLEAIF